Proteins encoded together in one Aeromonas encheleia window:
- the glpA gene encoding anaerobic glycerol-3-phosphate dehydrogenase subunit A — protein MKRITTEVVIIGGGATGAGIMRDCALRGIDCILLERDDIAAGTTGRNHGLLHSGARYAVTDPESARECIAENRILKRIASHCVEATGGLFVTLPEDDIHFQTTFMAACAQAGIDTRQLDPREALLLEPNANPAMIGAIHVPDGTVDPFRLAAANVLDAKEHGARIFTHSKVLGLLRSQDRVHGVKAINTRTGEAFEVECQEVINAAGIWGQQICEYADLGIRMFPAKGSLLIMDYRINQLVLNRARKPADADILVPGDTISLIGTTSSRIDYNKIDQLTVDPEEVEVLLREGIKLAPIMARTRLLRAYAGVRPLVAVDGDETGRNISRGIVLLDHGERDGLQGFNTITGGKLMTYRLMAEMATDLIAKKIGNKVPCLTAELSLPGSREPEKVSAPGLSAPVEGSAQYRHGERVIAFFRDNPKANALICECEMVTAGEIEYALRELDVDNLVDLRRRTRLGMGPCQGELCAYRAAGLMQEYGKADGREACVMLRQFLEERYKGTRPVLWGDALREAEFTYWIYEGLFGLGEWTAPHLVAEPPFPLDTAAKSAKGDASQALSTQGEPS, from the coding sequence ATGAAAAGAATAACCACAGAGGTCGTCATCATAGGCGGCGGCGCCACCGGCGCCGGCATCATGCGCGACTGTGCGCTGCGCGGCATCGACTGCATCCTGCTGGAGCGGGATGACATCGCCGCCGGCACCACCGGCCGCAACCACGGTCTGCTCCACTCGGGCGCCCGCTACGCGGTGACGGATCCGGAGTCCGCCCGCGAGTGCATTGCGGAGAACCGCATCCTCAAGCGGATCGCCAGCCACTGCGTCGAGGCGACCGGCGGCCTCTTCGTCACCCTGCCGGAAGATGACATCCATTTTCAAACCACCTTCATGGCCGCCTGCGCCCAGGCGGGCATCGACACCCGCCAGCTTGATCCCCGCGAAGCGCTGCTGCTCGAACCCAACGCTAACCCGGCGATGATCGGCGCCATCCATGTGCCGGATGGCACGGTCGATCCGTTCCGCCTCGCCGCCGCAAACGTCTTGGATGCCAAAGAACATGGCGCGCGTATCTTCACCCACAGCAAGGTGCTGGGGCTGCTGCGCAGTCAGGATCGGGTACACGGGGTCAAAGCGATCAACACCCGTACCGGCGAAGCGTTCGAGGTGGAGTGTCAGGAGGTGATCAACGCCGCCGGCATCTGGGGTCAGCAAATTTGCGAATACGCCGATCTCGGCATCCGCATGTTCCCGGCCAAGGGCTCCCTGCTCATCATGGATTACCGCATCAACCAGCTGGTGCTCAACCGCGCCCGCAAACCGGCGGATGCGGACATTCTGGTGCCGGGCGATACCATCTCCCTCATCGGCACCACCTCGAGTCGCATCGATTACAACAAGATTGACCAGCTCACTGTCGATCCAGAAGAGGTGGAAGTGCTGCTGCGCGAGGGGATCAAGCTCGCCCCCATCATGGCCCGCACCCGTCTGCTGCGCGCCTACGCCGGGGTTCGCCCGCTGGTGGCGGTGGACGGTGACGAGACCGGCCGCAACATCAGCCGCGGCATAGTGCTGCTGGATCACGGCGAGCGCGACGGCCTGCAGGGCTTCAACACCATCACCGGCGGCAAGCTGATGACCTACCGGCTGATGGCGGAGATGGCCACCGACCTCATCGCCAAAAAGATCGGCAACAAGGTCCCCTGCCTCACCGCCGAGCTCAGCCTGCCCGGCTCGCGGGAGCCGGAGAAGGTCTCGGCCCCCGGCCTGTCGGCCCCGGTCGAGGGCTCGGCCCAGTATCGCCACGGCGAGCGGGTCATCGCGTTTTTCCGCGACAACCCCAAGGCCAACGCCCTCATCTGCGAGTGCGAGATGGTGACCGCCGGCGAGATCGAATACGCCCTGCGCGAGCTGGACGTGGACAACCTGGTGGATCTGCGTCGCCGCACCCGCCTCGGCATGGGCCCCTGCCAGGGTGAGCTGTGCGCCTATCGCGCCGCCGGCCTGATGCAGGAGTACGGCAAGGCCGATGGCCGTGAGGCCTGCGTCATGCTGCGCCAGTTCCTGGAGGAACGCTACAAGGGCACCCGCCCCGTGCTCTGGGGGGACGCCCTGCGGGAGGCGGAGTTTACCTACTGGATCTACGAAGGACTGTTTGGCCTGGGAGAGTGGACGGCGCCCCATCTGGTGGCCGAGCCCCCCTTCCCGCTCGACACTGCGGCCAAGAGTGCCAAAGGGGACGCTAGCCAGGCCTTATCGACTCAAGGAGAGCCATCATGA
- the glpB gene encoding glycerol-3-phosphate dehydrogenase subunit GlpB: MKFDSIVIGGGMAGLSAALRLAEAGQKTLLMASGQSALHFSSGSIDLLESDGDPRAALPAFLAAHPEHPYGKVGLANIEASLADLQRHCAEEGLPLFRQERNHQRLTPIGTLKSTWLSPATCACLTDAPAPAAILLATLAGFRDFHPALAAANLAAQPRFAHCRILTGEIRLPQLAEFSRNPHEFRSADIARLFDKQQHDKQDLLADLAREIGRMVQECGEPGCRHIVLPACLSLGLVGPRLAELEQRTGCTIKEVATMPPSLIGMRMQEALKRRFMALGGTFLTSERVLGASFDGDKVIGVHSQNGDDQLFEADHFVLASGSFFSRGLESRLGGIREPIFDADVLSLPERDAWAGRRLFDHHPFMGFGVKTDAQLRVLRGGKPLVNLYGAGSVLAHYDPVREGSGSGVAVATGWQAAGHILAGV, translated from the coding sequence ATGAAATTCGACAGTATCGTTATCGGCGGCGGCATGGCGGGCCTGTCGGCGGCGCTGCGCCTGGCCGAAGCGGGTCAGAAGACGCTGCTGATGGCCTCCGGCCAGAGCGCCCTGCACTTCTCCTCAGGCTCCATCGATCTGCTGGAAAGCGACGGGGATCCCCGCGCCGCCCTGCCCGCCTTCCTGGCCGCGCACCCCGAGCATCCCTACGGCAAGGTGGGGCTCGCCAACATAGAGGCGAGCCTCGCGGATCTGCAGCGCCACTGCGCGGAAGAGGGCCTGCCGCTGTTTCGCCAGGAGCGCAATCACCAGCGGCTGACTCCCATCGGCACCCTCAAGTCCACCTGGCTCTCGCCCGCGACCTGCGCCTGCCTGACCGATGCCCCGGCCCCCGCGGCCATCTTGCTGGCCACCCTGGCCGGCTTTCGCGACTTCCACCCGGCGCTGGCGGCGGCCAATCTCGCGGCCCAGCCACGTTTCGCCCATTGCCGCATCCTGACGGGCGAAATTCGCCTGCCCCAGCTGGCGGAGTTCAGCCGCAATCCCCACGAGTTTCGCTCCGCCGACATAGCGCGGTTGTTCGATAAACAGCAGCACGACAAACAGGATCTGCTGGCGGATCTGGCCCGCGAGATCGGCCGCATGGTGCAGGAGTGTGGCGAACCGGGCTGCCGTCATATCGTGCTGCCCGCCTGCCTCTCCCTCGGCCTGGTCGGCCCGCGCCTGGCGGAGCTGGAGCAGCGCACCGGCTGCACCATCAAGGAGGTGGCCACCATGCCGCCCTCCCTCATCGGCATGCGGATGCAGGAGGCGCTCAAGCGCCGCTTCATGGCGCTCGGCGGCACCTTCCTCACCAGCGAGCGGGTGCTGGGCGCTAGCTTCGACGGGGATAAGGTGATCGGGGTTCATAGCCAGAACGGCGACGATCAGCTGTTCGAGGCGGACCACTTCGTGCTCGCCTCCGGCAGTTTCTTCAGCCGCGGCCTGGAGTCCCGCCTCGGCGGCATTCGCGAGCCCATCTTCGACGCCGACGTGCTGAGCCTCCCCGAGCGCGACGCCTGGGCCGGCCGCCGCCTGTTCGACCATCACCCCTTCATGGGCTTCGGGGTCAAGACGGACGCGCAACTGCGGGTGCTGCGCGGCGGCAAGCCCCTCGTCAACCTCTATGGCGCCGGCAGCGTGCTGGCCCATTACGACCCCGTGCGAGAGGGGTCAGGATCCGGGGTCGCCGTCGCCACCGGCTGGCAGGCCGCCGGCCATATTCTGGCAGGGGTGTGA
- the glpC gene encoding anaerobic glycerol-3-phosphate dehydrogenase subunit GlpC: MLLDHANQTFDQCIKCTVCTAYCPVAKANPAYPGPKQAGPDGERLRIKSPELFDSALKHCTNCKRCEVACPSGVRIGDIIAKAKDKYSGFKPGIREFVLSHTDLMGGMSTLMAPVVNFTTGLKPMKLVLDKALGVSSHRDLPKYSQGTFRGWYKKQKASQARFERQIAYFHGCYVNYNHPQLGKELMQVLNAMNIGMQLLEREKCCGVPLIANGFMDKAKRQAAFNIQQLENTLLGNEMPLLATSSTCGFTLRDEYPHLLEQDNHKVRDRISLVTRFLWNEFYQGNKPAMKPLNLHIAYHTPCHMEKMGGVIYTLELLRAIPGVRVTVLESQCCGIAGTYGFKSENYQTSQAIGEGLFDQINRLKPDLVITDCETCKWQIEMSTAFRCEHPIHLLAQALI, encoded by the coding sequence ATGCTACTGGATCACGCCAATCAAACCTTCGATCAGTGCATCAAATGCACCGTCTGCACCGCCTACTGCCCGGTGGCCAAGGCCAATCCCGCCTACCCGGGCCCGAAACAGGCCGGTCCCGACGGGGAGCGACTGCGCATCAAGAGCCCTGAGCTGTTCGACAGCGCCCTCAAGCACTGCACCAACTGCAAACGCTGTGAGGTGGCCTGCCCGAGCGGGGTGCGCATCGGCGACATCATCGCCAAGGCCAAGGACAAGTACAGCGGCTTCAAGCCGGGGATCCGCGAGTTCGTGCTCTCCCACACCGATCTGATGGGCGGCATGTCCACCCTGATGGCGCCCGTGGTCAACTTCACCACCGGCCTCAAGCCCATGAAGCTGGTGCTGGACAAGGCGCTCGGCGTCTCCTCCCACCGCGATCTGCCCAAGTATTCGCAAGGCACCTTCCGCGGCTGGTACAAGAAACAGAAAGCCAGCCAGGCCCGCTTTGAACGCCAGATAGCCTATTTCCACGGCTGTTACGTCAACTACAACCACCCGCAGCTCGGCAAGGAGCTGATGCAGGTGCTCAACGCCATGAACATAGGCATGCAACTGCTGGAGCGGGAGAAGTGCTGCGGCGTGCCGCTGATCGCCAACGGTTTCATGGACAAGGCCAAGCGCCAGGCCGCCTTCAACATCCAGCAGCTGGAGAACACCCTGCTCGGCAACGAGATGCCGCTGTTGGCCACCTCCTCCACCTGCGGCTTCACCCTGCGGGACGAATACCCCCACCTGCTGGAGCAGGACAACCACAAGGTGCGGGATCGCATCTCCCTGGTGACCCGCTTCCTGTGGAACGAGTTTTACCAGGGCAACAAGCCGGCCATGAAGCCGCTCAATCTGCACATCGCTTACCACACCCCCTGCCACATGGAGAAGATGGGGGGCGTCATCTACACCCTCGAATTGCTGCGCGCCATTCCTGGGGTCAGGGTGACGGTACTGGAGTCCCAGTGCTGCGGCATCGCCGGCACCTATGGCTTCAAGTCGGAGAACTACCAGACCAGCCAGGCCATAGGCGAAGGGCTCTTCGATCAGATAAACCGCCTCAAGCCTGATCTCGTCATCACCGACTGCGAGACCTGCAAGTGGCAGATAGAGATGAGCACCGCCTTCCGTTGCGAGCATCCCATCCATCTGCTGGCCCAGGCGCTGATATGA